A single Triticum dicoccoides isolate Atlit2015 ecotype Zavitan chromosome 2A, WEW_v2.0, whole genome shotgun sequence DNA region contains:
- the LOC119357709 gene encoding peroxidase 2-like, translated as MASGAVLLVPCRQTTTGERGILSVLELSCRAHPKHAAAGSAALVKRIGAGSTLLSRFTPLILKRQGTCSAGKTNPCQFFSTPAHINGRAEEQRLHTSTTHTAASTSSLLPPTHTHRPRVGRVAIWIACVLLLAVTCQGKGAPGHRVRVGYYNRKCPAAEIIVRAVVGKAVSRNPGLGAGIIRMAFHDCFVQGCDASVLLDPTPANPRPEKLGPPNFPSLRGFEVIDAAKAVLERVCPRVVSCADVIAFAARDSAFFLSSSRIDYKMPAGRFDGSVSLESEALQFLPPPFFNLTQLVDSFKAKNMNEDDLVVLSGAHTIGVSHCSSFTDRLPPNPSDMNPGLTRLLQSKCPVSPNFTNDPTVAQDIVTPNRMDNMYYTNLLKRNVLFISDAACQKMP; from the exons GCATCCTGTCTGTCCTCGAGCTGAGCTGTCGCGCCCACCCCAAACATGCGGCTGCAGGGAGCGCCGCCCTTGTGAAACGTATCGGCGCCGGCTCCACGCTGCTCTCCCGCTTCACGCCCCTCATTCTCAAG AGACAGGGAACATGCTCTGCCGGCAAGACAAACCCCTGCCAATTCTTCTCCACTCCCGCGCATATAAATGGACGTGCCGAGGAGCAGCGACTCCACACCTCAACCACACACACTGCAGCTTCCACTTCCAGTCTCCTGCCGCCCACACACACTCATCGTCCAAGGGTGGGTAGGGTTGCGATCTGGATCGCGTGTGTGCTGCTCCTGGCGGTGACATGCcaggggaagggggcgccgggGCACAGGGTGAGGGTCGGGTACTACAACCGCAAGTGCCCCGCGGCGGAGATCATCGTCAGGGCCGTCGTCGGCAAGGCCGTCTCCCGGAACCCCGGCCTCGGCGCCGGCATCATTCGCATGGCcttccacgactgcttcgtccAG GGCTGTGACGCGTCGGTGCTGCTGGACCCGACGCCGGCGAACCCGCGGCCGGAGAAGCTCGGCCCGCCCAACTTCCCCAGTCTGCGCGGCTTCGAGGTGATCGACGCGGCCAAGGCGGTCCTCGAGAGGGTCTGCCCTAGagtcgtctcctgcgccgacgtcaTCGCCTTCGCCGCACGCGACTCCGCCTTCTTCCTCAGCAGCAGCAGGATCGACTACAAGATGCCGGCGGGGCGGTTCGACGGGAGCGTGTCGCTCGAGAGCGAGGCGCTGCAGTTCCTCCCCCCGCCCTTCTTCAACCTCACGCAGCTCGTCGACAGCTTCAAGGCCAAGAACATGAACGAGGACGACCTCGTGGTGCTCTCCGGCGCGCACACCATCGGCGTGTCGCACTGCTCCTCTTTCACCGACCGCCTGCCCCCGAACCCCTCAGACATGAACCCCGGCCTCACCAGGCTGCTGCAGAGCAAGTGCCCCGTCAGCCCCAACTTCACCAACGACCCCACGGTGGCGCAGGACATCGTCACCCCCAACCGGATGGACAACATGTACTACACCAACCTGCTCAAGCGGAACGTGCTCTTCATCTCCGACGCGGCCTGCCAGAAGATGCCATAG
- the LOC119353633 gene encoding peroxidase 2-like — protein MVKIAALALLALLGSVACQGDNGSPAESPAYSASSAPASLKAISYPPGASPSQPMPSPIVLSPSPLAQPPSPSVDLGAPSRSPPVYPPSVSQPALPPSASSSAPSASSPEYLPSPSPSVSGQTPPTYSPDPSPPSHPPTISPSPLSPSTTIAYPPSPSPSQPAYLPSPSPINPRQPNPASPSPSPAPYISSPSPSPSPSPDSPAPAPYPPSNSPSPSTPVSGLSVGHYSYSCPNAEAIVREAVKNAREKNRGTGAGLIRLFFHDCFVRGCDASVLLNTTGSGEPTELKGPPNKTLRGFEVIDAAKAALEEACPGVVSCADVLAFAGRDATFFLTNRTAAYFPMPAGRYDGRVSFANETTLNLPSPTSGLQQLNKSFHAKGLSLEDMVTLSGAHSVGRSSCSSFHDRIPPNPSDMDPEFASSLREQCSSSDPSAMQDFKTPDDLDRQYYQNAVDHKVLFTSDAALMASNETARMVLDNAHVSGLWEKKFAAAMVKMGGVGVKTSANGEIRKKCWIVNKV, from the exons ATGGTGAAGATCGCCGCCCTCGCCTTGCTCGCGTTGCTGGGATCCGTGGCGTGCCAAGGTGACAATGGCTCGCCTGCGGAGTCACCGGCGTATTCTGCAAGCTCGGCCCCGGCGAGCTTGAAGGCGATCAGTTATCCTCCAGGTGCCAGCCCCAGCCAACCCATGCCGAGCCCGATTGTGTTGAGCCCGAGCCCGCTCGCTCAGCCTCCTAGTCCTAGCGTCGACCTAGGCGCACCGAGCCGAAGCCCGCCGGTATATCCACCGAGTGTCAGCCAACCCGCTCTTCCTCCGTCTGCTTCTTCCAGTGCCCCGAGCGCAAGCTCACCGGAGTACCTTCCTAGCCCTAGTCCAAGCGTGTCTGGTCAAACCCCACCCACATATTCACCTGACCcaagtccacctagtcatcctcctaCCATTAGTCCAAGCCCATTGAGCCCGAGCACTACTATTGCTTATCCACCGAGCCCAAGCCCTAGCCAACCCGCATATCTTCCTAGCCCAAGCCCGATCAATCCAAGGCAACCCAATCCTGCCAGCCCTAGCCCTAGTCCAGCACCGTATATTTCAAGCCCTAGCCCAAGCCCAAGCCCAAGCCCGGATAGCCCTGCTCCAGCCCCTTATCCTCCCAGTAACTCTCCCAGCCCAAGCACTCCCGTTTCAGGGCTCAGTGTCGGTCACTACAGCTACTCCTGCCCAAATGCGGAGGCCATTGTCAGGGAGGCCGTGAAGAACGCGAGGGAGAAGAATCGCGGCACCGGCGCGGGGCTCATCCGTCTCttcttccacgactgcttcgtccGG GGGTGCGATGCTTCCGTTCTCCTCAACACGACCGGCTCCGGCGAGCCGACAGAGTTGAAGGGCCCGCCGAACAAGACCCTCCGAGGCTTCGAGGTCATCGACGCGGCAAAGGCGGCGCTCGAGGAGGCCTGCCCCGGAGTTGTCTCTTGTGCGGACGTCCTCGCCTTCGCCGGCCGCGACGCCACCTTCTTCCTTACCAACCGCACGGCCGCCTACTTCCCGATGCCGGCCGGCCGCTACGACGGGCGCGTGTCTTTCGCCAACGAGACCACCCTCAACCTGCCGTCGCCCACCTCCGGCCTCCAGCAGCTCAACAAGAGCTTCCACGCCAAGGGGCTGAGCCTCGAGGACATGGTCACCCTTTCCGGCGCGCACTCCGTCGGCCGCTCCAGCTGCTCGTCCTTCCACGACCGCATCCCCCCCAACCCCTCCGACATGGACCCCGAGTTCGCGAGCTCCCTGCGGGAGCAGTGCAGCAGCAGCGACCCCTCGGCGATGCAGGACTTCAAGACCCCCGACGACCTGGACCGGCAGTACTACCAGAACGCCGTGGACCACAAGGTGCTGTTCACCTCCGACGCGGCGCTCATGGCGTCGAACGAGACGGCGAGGATGGTGCTCGATAACGCTCATGTCAGTGGGCTGTGGGAGAAGAAGTTTGCGGCGGCGATGGTGAAGATGGGCGGCGTCGGGGTCAAGACCAGCGCCAACGGCGAGATCAGGAAGAAATGCTGGATCGTCAACAAAGTGTGA